The DNA window GCCCGGCATGGGTCAAGGAAGGAGTGGCCAATTCTGGCCAACTTGCGAGGCCTTCCAGGGATCACAGAGCCCTGAATAAGAGCAATTTGTGTGAGGGTTAGGAGGGAATAGGAATTGACAACTGCAAGTGGGGACCATTCTTGGAAGGGGCTGCACACCAGCTTCGGCAAGAAGAAAGTTCTGTAGTTGGAGGAGTTTGGGGTCAAAGAGAAGTGGGTGGTTTTGCTGATAAGTGAGAAATTTGAGCATCAGCTTGGCACAAGGGCTGCAGATGTGAGGGTGAGGGGTGCTGAGGCCCGTGGGAGAGAAGCTCCCTATTGGGAAGGGTGGCTTTGTTCAGGAGAGGCTGGCCCTTCCTTGGAGTCCAGCTCCAGTGAACTTCACCCCCTAGATCCTCACCTCACTGGACCGAGATGCCTCTTGTCGGCAGCACAAGCTGCGCCAGAAGTTGGAGCAGATCATCAGCCTGGTGTCGAGCAGCAGCTGATTGGGGTGGAGTCTGTGAGGAGGGGACTCCTCTGGTCTGAGCTCTCCTCCCATCCAGGATGAGCCCCGGATCGGGTGTCATGGGGAGGACACCAGACCAAGATGCCCCCAGCACACCTGGGCCCTCTTCATTAGTGCCTTGCTTTGGGCCCTGCAGGAGGAGGGGGTGACAGgaccaacccccccccaccagcaGCAGCAATACCCCCACCCTCCTGCCCTTGTGCCCCTGTGTTGGGAGAGCCCCTGCCCTCCTTACTGTGTGTACCCCACCCACCTATTTATTAACTTAACTCCACCTTGTTCTCCATCTGTAAATATGCGTGCTCCATGGGATATTGCCAGCCTCATGGACTTTCCTCCTCTTGAGTTGATCTGGGCCCTGCCACTTGCCCTGGCTCCTTTGTACCATTGCCAGCCATGGACAGGATCTGCCACCTCACTTTTGCTCTGGCAGGTCCCATCTATATCAAGAAGGGAGCCTCAGTACCAGGAGCATTTGGGATAGGACGATGTTTCTGAAGCTGCCATCAAACTGGCTGAGCCAGGCCAGGCCAAGCCAGTGTCCCCCTGCAGACCTCATTCCTAAGGGGGTCTGTTGTCTCTGAGTACCCAGAGAACAATTAACCAGGCTGTGCTGGGGGCCAGACCTGGGCCTGGGGCTCTGGAATGCCCCTTTTCCTGGCCCTACTGCCAAACTTCCTCAGTGTTGTCGGCACTTgccctggaccccctcagcctCAGCTGCCCTGTTGTGTACCCACCCCAAGGGGCTGAGGTGGCAGTGCCTTACTGTTTTGTGTCTTCTGCCTCCTCTGAGGAATCTGGCCCCGTATCACAGTCCCAGAACCCCAATTTTCTCCTCTTTTGTTGCATGAATTTTTCTTTGTgtaatgttttttggtttttttcctaaTTAAATGTTGGGAAACGGGGGTCATTGTGTGTGGCTTTCTCTTTGCAGCAGGTGGGTAGAACTCTTGGTTGAGATGAACCCTCATTCTGGGAAAAATGGTAACTCTCTGTAGGGTCTCTGAGGATTTGAGAAGGGACAAAGCCATGGCCAATCCATCAACAAATCCTGGTGGCTCTAGCTTCAAGATACATTCAGGACATGGCatgctcccttcttccctctctgtccCCACCCAAGTGTGCTTGTCTCTGCTTCTGCCCTAGCCCCCTTTGTCCCATTCTCATTGCGGGAAGGGAGCAGTGCTGTTAAGGCATCAGGTATACTCGTCCCCAGTGTTCAAGACTCTTCAGTGGCTGCATTCGCATTCCAACTTAAGACCTGGAACTCCTCAACTTGGGCGGTAGCTTCCTACAAATGACCCATCACTTGTTAGATGATGCAGATGCAGAGGACGGAGAgcacccttttctttctttgggagggggtggtttcaaggtagggtctcactctagcccaggctgacctgaaattcactatgtagtctcaggctggcctcaaattaacagcgatcctcttacctctgcatcccaagtggtgggattaatgcgccactgtgcccggcctatgatttttaatatttcatttatttatttcagaaagagagaataggcatgccagggcctcatgcaatggcaaagaaattccagacacatttgcccaccactttatgcatctggctttatgagggtgctggagagcaggctttgcaagcaattttttttgaggtagggtctcactgtagcccaggctgacctagaacttactatgtagtctcagggtggcctcgaactcaagcaatcctcctacttctgcctccccacccagtgctggaattaaacgtgtccaccaccatgcactacgcctggctttttttttttattcattatttatttatttatttgagagcgacagacacagagagaaagacagacagagggagagagagagaatgggcgcgccagggcttccagcctctgcaaacgaactccagacgcgtgcgcccccttgtgcatctggctaacgtgggacctgggaaaccgagcctcgaaccagggtccttaggcttcacaggcaagcgcttaaccgctaagccatctctccagcccatggcttttttttttttaaagcaagcccaacagactggctttcttaagagaaagaaaggcagggggCAGCAATTGACGCtcgaaggcctccagccactgaaatcaagctccagacgcttgcaccaccttgtgcacatgtgcaaacttgtgcacttgtgtcacattgtgtgtctagcttatgtgggagctggagagtcgaacatgggtccttaggctttgcaagcaaacaccttaactgctaagccatttcaccagcccaatcatgttttttaaaattatttatttttatttatttatttgagagagaaagagagagaatgggcacaccagggcctcaagccattgcaaatgaactccagatgcgtgcaccccttgtgcatctggcttacatgagtcctggggaatcaaacctgggtcctttgactttgcaggcaagcgccttaaccactaagccatttctccagcacccaatcatgattttaaaaaaaatattttgttttttatttgtaagcagagagagagggagagagaataggtgcaccagggcctctagccactgcaaatgaactccaggtgcatgtgtctctgtgcatctggctttatgtggctactgtgtaatcaaaccctggtcattaggctttgcaggcaagtgccttaactgttgatccatctgtccagcccttacttttttctttttctttctttaaatattttatttttatttatttatttgagagaatgaggcagaggaagagaaagagagaaataatgggtgggccagggcctcccatgcctgcaaacaaactccagatgcatgcattaccactctggcttatgtgggtcctggggaatcaaatgaggctctttggctttgcaggcaaatgccttaaacactaagccatctctccagccctatttttttttttttaatttttattaacattttccatgattataaaatatatcccatggtaattccctccctccccacccccacactttcccgtttgaaattccattctcaatcatattacctccccattacaatcattgtaattacatatatacaatatcaacctattaagtatcctcctcccttcctttctccaccctttatgtctccttttcaacttactggcctctgctactaagtattttcattctcacacagaagcccagtcatctgtagctaggatccccatatgagggagaacatgtggcgcttggctttctgggcctgggttacctgacttagtataatactttccaggtccatccatttttctgcaaatttcataacttcatttttctttaccgctgagtagaactccattgtataaatgtaccacatcttcattatccactcatctgttgagggacatctgggctggttccatttcccagctattataaattgagcagcaataaacatggttgagcatgtacttctaaggaaatgagatgagtcctttggatatatgcctaggagtgctatagctgggtcatatggtagatcaatctctagctgctttaggaacctccacactgttttccacaatggctggaccagattgcattcccaccagcagtgcagaagggttcctttttttccacatccccgccaacatttatgatcatttgttttcatgatggtggccaatctgacaggagtgagatggaatctcaatgtagttttaatctgcatttccctgatgactagtgacgtagaacatttttttaggtgcttatatgccattcgtatttcttcctttgagaactctctatttagttccttagcccattttttgattggcctgtttgattccttattagttaactttttgagttctttgtatatcctagatattaatcctttatccgatatatagctggcgaagattttttcccattctgtaggttgcctctttgcttttttcactgtgtcctttgcggtgcaaaatctttgtaatttcattaggtcccagtggttaatctgtggttttattgcctgagcaattggggttgtatttagaaagtctttgccaagaccaatatgttggagggtttcccctactttttcctctagcagtttcaaagtttccggtctgatgttaaggtctttaatccatttggacttaattcttgtgcatggcgagagagaagaatctattttcatccttctgcagatatttatccagttttcaaaacaccatttgctgaagaggctgtcttttctccaatgagtatttttggcatttttatcgaatatcaggtggctatagctacttgggcttacatctgggtcctctattctgttccactgatctacatgtctgtttttgtgccagtaccatgctgtttttgttactatggctctgtagtataggttaaaatcaggtatggtgataccaccagcctcttttttgttgctcagtattattttagatattcgaggttttttatgattccaaatgaatttttggattgttttttctatttccatgaagaaagcctttggaattttgatagggattgcattaaatgtgtagattgctttaggtaagattgccattttcacgatattgattcttccaagccaggaacaagggatgtttctccactttctagtgtcttctgcaatttctcgcttgagtttcttaaagttctcattgtatagattctttacttccttagttaggtttattccaaggtattttattttttttgatgcaattgtgaatgggagtgattctctgatttcatcctctgtgtgtttgttgttagcatatatgaaggctactgatttctgtgtatttattttgtatcctgctacattgctgtaggttttgattagctctaacagcttgctagtagagtctttagggtcctttatgtatagaatcatgtcatctgcaaatagtgataacttgatttcttcctttccaatttgtatcccttttatgtgtgtctcttgccttattgctatggctaagacttccaaaactatattaaatagaagtggagacagtggacacccttgtcttgttcctgattttagtggaaaagcttccagtttttccccatttagtaatatgttggctgtaggcttgtcataaatagcctttattatattgagatatgttcagccctattttttaaaattatttatttgagagagagagaattggcatgccaggacctccagccagttcaaacgaactccagacacatgcgtccccttgtgcatctggcttatgtgggccctggagaatcaaactgggatccttatgTCTtaaaggcaaaagccttaaccactaagccatttcccctgccccagccctatttttttttaaggtagggtctcactctagtccagtctgacctggaattcactatgtagtctcagggtggcctcaaactcacggcaatcctcctacctttgcctcccgagtgttgggattaaaggcgtccgccaCTACACctgcaaactcatggtgatccacctacctctgtcttccaaatgctggaaaagacgtgcaccaccattcctggcttcaaacttttttcttttatctggttagagggatggagggattgctaagtggttaaggtgcttgcctgaaaaacctaaggacccaggtttgattcctcaggacccacataagccagatgcacaaggtgacacatgcatctggagttcatttgcagtggctagaggccctgacgtgcccattttctctctctctaataagtaaataagatatattttttaaaaaactgattagtcgggcgtggtggcacacgcctttaatcccagcactcaggaggtagaggtaggaggatcgccgtgagttcaaggccaccctgagactccgtagtgaattctagctcagccttggctacagtgaaaccctaccttgaaaaaacaaaaacaaacaaacaaaaaacactggttAGAGAGCTGTGGATGTTGGTATAGAGGCTTTAGTTCaaccccagcaccatataaattACCTATAATCTCTGCACTCTAGAGgtgaaaacagaaacaggaggatcagaagttcaaggttatcctcagctatatgatgagtttgtggccagcctggggtacatgaaaccctgtctcaaaaaaaaaaagaggaaaaaggctggagggatggcttagcagttaaagtgcttgcttgcaaagccaaaggacccaactttgattccccaggacctatgtaaaccagatacacaggtagcacatgtgtctggagtgtgtttgcagtgtctggagtccctggcatgcccattctatctgcctctctctctctcaaataaataaagtaaataaaaataaaattgaaccaggtgtgatggtgcaggcctttaatcccagcactttggaggcagatgtaggagaatcgccatgagttcaaggccaccctgagactacagagttaattccaggtcagctggaccagagtgagaccctacctcgaaaaacaaaaacagccgggcgtggtggcgcacgcctttaatcccagcactcgggaggcagaggtaggaggattgccatgagttcaaggtcaccctgagatgacagagttaattccaggtcagcctggaccagagtgagaccctacctcgaaaaaccaaaaaaaaaaaaaaaaaaaaaaagaaaagaaaaaaaaaaaaacaaaaaaagccagtcgtggtagcgcacacctttaatctcagtgtttaggaggcagaggcaggaggatcatcatgagttcaaggccaccctgagactacagagtgaattccaggtcagcctgggctagagtgagaccctatctcaaaaacaaaacaacaataaataaataagtaaaaaggaagctacacatttaatgtataTTCTaaaaacctacacaagaccatcataagaggaggaaaaggggctggagagatggcttagtggttaagcacttgcctgtgaagcctaaggaccctggttcgaggctcaattcttcaggacccaggttaaccagatgcacaagggggcacacacgtctggagttcgtttgcagtggctggaggccctgatgtgcctattctctctccctcgctctatctgcctctttctctctctgcctgtcactctcaaataaataaataaaaattaaaaattaaaaaatatatttaaagaaaaagaggaggaaatgatcatggcaccaaaataaaagagagactgattgagaagggaagggaTATGGataatagagtttcaaaggggaaagtaggggggagggtattaccatgggatattttttataatcatggaagttgttaataaaaatttgggaaaCAAAAGgaagccatggtggtgcacacgtttaatcccagcatttgggaggcagaggtaagaggatcactgtgagttcaaggccaccctgagactacatagtgaattccaggtcagcctgagctacagtgagaccctacctcggaaaaaaaaagggagagagagaaaggtcaaTCTGGGTGAAAATGCttcaggcagggtgtggtggtacatgcctctaatcccagcactcacttgggaggccaaggtaagaggattgctgtgagtgcaaggccagtctgaaactacgtagtgaattccaggtcagtctggaatagAACAatttcctaccttgaaaaatcgagaaaaaaaaaaagtttgaagccaggaatggtggcgcatgtcttttccagcacttggaagagagaggtaggtggatcaccatgagtttgcagccaccctgagtctacatagtgaattccaagtcagcctgaactagaatgaaaccctacctcgaaaagccaagaaaaaaaaaagttcgagAAGAAACATGTTGCAGTTGCAAGTTATCCATGGTATtattgagagtgtgtgtgtgtgtgtgggggggtgtttgaggtagggtctcgctctagcccacgctgaactggaattcactatgtagtttcagggtggcctcaaactcacaatgatcctcctactctgcctcccaagtgctggaatttaaggtgtgtgccaccacacccaaccattTAATATATATTCTAAAAACATGAAAGTCTTCCAAAATAGGGACAGTAGAGAGACCTGAATGAGAGGatgcatgtgctttttttttttttttttaactgtgctGGGATTGTAACCAAGATCTAATACATGCTAGATAGTTGCTACTGCCTTGAACTAATAGTTCAATACTCCAACACAAGAATAAAAGACACCAGGAGGCACAGAGGCTGAAAAAAAATAACCTATGACAGTTAGTagctcagttttattttcttcagcaaCATTTAAGCACCAAACCAAACCTAGGCAGGCCAATCCAGACATACCACTATGAAACACATTAAAGAGCAGCTACTTCTGAGATCTTTGCCCTAGGAAAGGATCCACTGCTTAGGAAGGGACATAAGGTCAGCCCTGGGCCCCTTGCCCAGTCCAGGCCTAGCGGGGAGCTGGGGGCCCAAATTGCTGCATTGTCTTCACCACCAAGGAAAGCTGGTCAAGAAAGTTCATGATGGAAATTCGGAGGAGGCGAGTGTCTTCAGCATTCCAGTGTCTAAGAGGGGAAAAGAATATCAAGCTAAAAGTGGTGACTCCTgtgctgaagggatggtttagcggttaaggcacttgccttcgaagcctaaggacccaggtttgattctccagtacccatgtcagccagatgcacaaggtggcccatgtgtctataaagttcgcttgcagtggctggaggccgtggagcacattcactctgtctgcctctttctttctctctttctcaaataaataaataaaaataaaaatattctttaaaaagtggtgacttgggctggagagatggcttagcggttaagcacttgcctgtgaagcctatggaccccggttcgaggctcggttccccaggacccacgttagccagatgcacaagggggcgcatgcgtctggagttcgtttgcagaggctggaagccctggcgcacccattctctctgtctacctgtctatttctgtatctctctctctcaaataaataaataaataataaaaaagtggtGACTCCCCACCTTTCTTGTTCTCTTCAGACATCCATGATACCAAACCTTTGGGAACCATGTTATTGTGTTACTACAGAGCCCTTTAGATAGAGACTGGGCCCTCCTTAGATATCCTTGTCTGCCTCCATGTCGCCCAGAGACTGCAGCAGACACCAATTCCTTCCCCACATGCTAACCCCTTCAGGACTTACACCGCCAGGATGCTGCCGCTGACTTTAAGCTCCTTTCCCACCTGTCCTTGGTGCGGCTCAGTATCTGGAGCCAGGGACCCACAGGcgatctctgcctccaaaggggTCGGAAAAGGCACGTTGAGCGCGCTGGTGGAAACTCAGTAAAGGCACCATCCGGTACTAACTTTGCCTCCTTGTCCTCTGAAGCCACTGCGCCCCTGGTTCAAGCCACGCTTGCAGAGGCCATCCACGACTCCCCCTGTCCCAGCGTCCCCCACCTCCTGTCACTCTGCAGCTCTCCCCGCACTTCCTCTCATGCCCAGACTGTCTCCGACCAACATACCTCAATCAGCCGGCTTCCCTGCTCCGACGTGCCCGCCCGCTCTTTCTTGACGACCCCCCTCCAGACTACCCCTTTCCCAGACACAAGCATCGAGCTCCTCGTGTCCCCTTTGCATAGGATACAATCTGTGTGGTCGGATTCCGGGCCTGTGGTCTGAGGGCGCGGGGCTTGCGCCAGAACCCAGGGCTTGCGGTGCTCGTGCGGGATGGGGAGCCCCGCCGGTACCGCAACGGACCCCTCGGCCCGCGCAGCCGTCCGCCTTCTCGCCTACTCCTGCGTCGGCCGCTCGCATGTCTCCTGCGGCTCCGCCTTCCGCTCCGCTCCGCTCGGCGGGTGACTCGACGAAGCTCCGCCCCTCGCGACTGCCACCACCCCATGGGCGCCTGCGCACTCGGGTCCTTGGCGAAGCTGTTGGTCGCGCTGTTTCCTGCTTGATGGCTCTGTTGGAGACACTATTTAAACTGCCAGCTGCAGACCGACCGAGGTTCCCCCAGAACCCTCCGGATCGTCTGACTCCATTCTGTGGTACCTGTGCATAGAGCCCTAGCAAGGTTGCCCGCGGTGTGGTCTGTTTCTTCCATGCCAGTCCTGGAGAGAACTTCGATCCTTTAGAGCAGAAGGTGATTTGTACTCCGGAGTGGCCGCCTAAAAAGGCTCGTATGACTCTAGTGGGCACAAGAGCGCTCCCCACCCAACTGGCCCTGCTGAAAATTTCCAGAAACTCCTTTGGCTGTGTATTCGATGAGCACGCCCTCAGGAAGCACTGGTTTTTGGCACACCCATGTAATTTCAGAGTACCTTGCTAGAGATTTCTTGGGAGCACTGGATAAGTGTTCGACTTCCCATGGTGAAATGTGGCATGATATCCCTGCAGGGATTTGCAGGACATAGTGAGAGTGTCCTTGTACCCCACCCGCACTGGCCAGCCTaaaggtgatttttaaaatatttttttaaatttttgtttgtttttatttatttgagagcgacagagaaagaaggcagatagatagagaatgggcctgccaggacctccagccactgcaaatgaactccagatgccatgcaccattttgtgcatctgggcttatgagagtcctggggaatccagcctcaagccagggtccttaggcttcacaaacaagcgcttaaccactaagccatctctccagccttttttttggtggttgtttgagacaggctcctatgtggaactcactgtatagaccAGACTTAGCCTATCCTGGCCTGGCCTGTAATTCAtgggaaatcctcctatctcagctgtctccctagttctgggaaTACAGGCATTCAACAGCACACTCTGCCTAAAAGAGGCCATTTGCAGAAAGAACACTGCAAGATTGAGGCTAGCTTagtctacatagcaaatttcaggcaagccagccagggctacatagtgagatgctgtcacaaaaaaaaaaaaaaagtttttgaagtGACATGAGGTTTCTGAGAGTGATTGTCATGTTTGTTTAAATACTGAGTTACAGAgcctgttgtggtggtgcacatctttaatcccagcacttgggaggcagaggtaggaggatcgccatgagttcaaggccaccctgagattacatagtgaattccacatcagcctgggctagagcgagaccttaccccgaaaaaccaaatatatatatactgagtTACATTGGAAAATCCACTTAAGATTCCTTTTCTCTTCGTCTCTACTGTGGGACCCCAATGAGAGCCACAATCTTACCCTGAACACCTTCAACAGTTCCCAGACTGATTTTCTTCCACATTTGTTCTTTTACAGCCTATTCTCCACACGGTAGAATGAGTTCCTGATTTTAATATAGATTGTATTCCTCCTCAAAACCCTAAAATAGCCAGACacggtggtgcaggcctttaatcccagcatttgggaggcagaggtaggaggtagcatgagtttgaggccaccctgaggctatatagtgaattccaggtaagcctgggctagagaaacaaaaacaaataaacaaacaaatctaaaatatatttttaaaaaaagaggggatAGAGTGAACAGTTAATGgctttccctgaaaaccagagggaactaaaggGTTAATAACTGTCCCTAAGACTAAAAGGTCTTGAAGACCTGACACCTCCCCTGACTGATGtacttcccttagctcagaagGCCTTGAAGGGCCAGAAACCATCtgggtatcctcccttagacaattcTGGCTGAAGAAGTCTATTCTGAACATGGGTACAaacagctacaagttccttatctacttcccttggatccacacctggtccagtctgtttttcttaggatcctccttataagcttaacctccagcctggctc is part of the Jaculus jaculus isolate mJacJac1 chromosome X, mJacJac1.mat.Y.cur, whole genome shotgun sequence genome and encodes:
- the Lage3 gene encoding EKC/KEOPS complex subunit LAGE3 isoform X1 → MHSVSNRAIKQETARPTASPRTRVRRRPWGGGSREGRSFVESPAERSGAEGGAAGDMRAADAGVGEKADGCAGRGVRCGTGGAPHPARAPQALGSGASPAPSDHRPGIRPHRFALNVPFPTPLEAEIACGSLAPDTEPHQGQVGKELKVSGSILAVHWNAEDTRLLRISIMNFLDQLSLVVKTMQQFGPPAPR
- the Lage3 gene encoding EKC/KEOPS complex subunit LAGE3 isoform X2, which encodes MHRAIKQETARPTASPRTRVRRRPWGGGSREGRSFVESPAERSGAEGGAAGDMRAADAGVGEKADGCAGRGVRCGTGGAPHPARAPQALGSGASPAPSDHRPGIRPHRFALNVPFPTPLEAEIACGSLAPDTEPHQGQVGKELKVSGSILAVHWNAEDTRLLRISIMNFLDQLSLVVKTMQQFGPPAPR